The nucleotide window TCCCGCCATTTTCTCGGTTTCGGTTCTTTGACATTCCGCGGGATGAGGAGAACGGCCAGGGCTGAAAAAAGTGATGAGCGGAAGGGCTTTCCGACCGTTAGTCCCTGATTATTATTTCCTTCGTGAGCTTCACGATGAAGGTCTTCCCAACCTTCTCCCTCTCAACCAGCTGCTTTTTCTCCAGCTCCTGGATAATTCTGCTTATAGTCGGCCTCGAGTAGCCCGTCAGCTCCGGCAGTTCCTCCTGCTTCACCGTACCGCCCTTCTCGAGTATGGCGTTCACAACTATGCGCTCCTTCTCGGTCAGCACCTCGATGGGCACCCTGTTGGCGGACCACTTCTTCTTGGCGTAGTAGAGCGAAACCGGGACCGCGATTGCAAGTGAGAGCAGCACCGCGGCCGCTATCATCACCCAGTTTGTCTCCTTGGGCTGGGCGGGTATCTCTATCTCAAGGTTCTCACGGACCCAGTAGGTCTGGTATCCCATCGCCTCTATCTTCCTCTGGACGTCCTTGGACATGCCGGCGCCCATGAGCTCGACGAGATCCGGGTGGAGCTTCCGTATGGCATCGGCGGTTGAGTCGGAGAGGGCGTCCTCCTGGGTCAGGAGAAAGGGGTATCCGTATATCATGGCCCACCTCGCGGCGGCCAAAGCTGAGCCATAGTCGCTGGAGCTGGCGACGACGACCGTGTCGTGTCCGTTGGGATAGAAGTGCAGTGCCAGCTTTGCCGCCGTTTCCGTCCTAACCGCACCGCCTATCCTCTCGACTATGAAGCCCATCTCAAGGAGCTCATCCTGAACCCTGTCGCTGATGGCCTGGGAGTCCCCGATTATAAGGACGTGGTTCCAGCCGAACTGGGCGTAGCTCTGAAGCTGGGCGATTGTTCCGGGATCAAGTTCCTCCCGGTTCACGGGCAGTATCGGGACATCCAGCATCTTGGCGTAGGGGAGAGCGATGATGTAATCGATTAAATCATCGTTTCTCACGATTATAAGGTCGTACTTTGGCCCCTCCTTCGCATCCTGTGCGGAGGAGAGGGGAAGCACGAAGGATGAGAACACCAGCATAATGAGCGTCAGAGCAACGGCCCTTTTAACCATTCCATCACCTGGAAAAAGGGTAAGAAAAGGCCCTTAAAAGGTTTTTCAAAGCTCCAGGGTTTCGCCGGGTTCGAGGATTACGACCTCCGCCTTGTCCCCGACCAGCCTTCTGAACTCCTCGGGGTCAGCTGAAATCGGCGGCCAGGTGTTGTAGTGCATCGGCACGACCTTCTTTGGCTTGAGGAACTCCACCGCTTTAGCAGCCTCTTTAACGCCCATCGTGAAGTGACCGCCTATCGGCAGCAGGGCCAGATCAATAGGCCCGTAGAGCTCGGCGAAGAGTTCCATGTCCCTGAAGACAAAGGTGTCGCCGGCGTGGTAAATCCTGACGCCGTCGAGCTCGATTATGTAACCGCTGGCATTTCCTATGCTGTACTTGCCGTCGCTGCTGGAGTGCCAGGCAGGAACCTGGACGATCTTAACGCCGTCTATTTCAGTCGGGCCGTAGTTCATGCCGATGGTCGTTATGCCGCTCTCGCTCTCAACGAGGTAGTTGGCTATATCGTACATGGCAACTATCTTCGCCCCGGTTCTCCTGGCTATCGCGGCGGCGTCGCCGATGTGATCGCCGTGGGCGTGTGTAACGAGTATCAGGTCCGCCTCAACCTCTTCGGCCTTAATGGCCGCGGCAGGATTGCCGGTCAGGAAGGGGTCTATCAGGATCCTCTTGCTTCCCTCTATCAGAAAGGCAGCGTGGCCCAGAAACTTCACCTTCACCATGAAACCACCCCCGCGGATATAATAACCTGAGCTAACTTAAGTCTTTCGGGTTGGAGGCTTCGGCGGCCATCACCAAGCGGTACGGCCACCCCCCGATAGTTCGAATTACGAAGACAATAGAGTACAAGAATTCCTGTAGTAAACCAGGTACAATGTAACGGAACGCGCTTTAGTAGAACATAAAAATGCATTCCTGTACAAAAAAGGACAAGATTTATAAACATGAACAGTGTTGAATATGAGCGGTGATTCAATAGTGGAGGGCCAGACTCAAATACTGCTTGTTCTGGTTCTGTACCTTTTGTTTTTGATAGGGTTCGGAGTTTATCAGGGAAGAAAGGCAAAGAGCGGCAAGGACTTCGCGATAGCTGGCAGGCAGCTTCCGGGCTGGATAGCAGCTCTCTCAGAGCGCGCCACCGGTGAGTCGGCGTGGGCACTCCTGGGACTCCCCGGTTTTGCCTACGCCGCCGGCCTCTCAGCAATATGGGTTGCGGTTGGATGTGTGGCCGGTATCATCGTGGCGTGGACTGTGTTCGCTGGAAGACTCAGGAGGGAGGCCGAGAAGTACGACGCGACAACGTTTATTGATTACATCGCAAAGCGCCACTCCGACGCCGAGAAGTGGATAAGGATCCTCGGTAGCGTTACCGTGGTGTTCTTCTTTTTCTTCTACGTCGGTGCCCAGTTCCTCGGCGGCGGAAAGACTTTGAACGCTCTCTTCGGCGTTGATCCAAAGATCGGAATGCTGATAACCGCGGTGATAATCCTGCCCTATACCGTCCTAGGAGGCCTCAAGAGCGTCGCCTATACCGACACCGTCCAGGCGATAGTCATGATACTCACTCTCACCATAGCGCCAATAGTCGGTCTCGTCTACATCGCCAACCATCCGGATGTTTTCGCCCACTCGGTCTCCAGCGCCCTGGAGATGTCCGGGCCCGAGTACTCTACAATCCTCGGCGGCCTCGTCGGCGGCGCGGCGTTCGTCTTCGTCATAGCCGAGTTCTCCTGGTTCTTTGGCTATCTCGGTGGAATGCCCCAGCTCAGCATCAGGTTCATGGCAATCAAGGACGAGAAGAACGCCAGACTCGCCAGGAACGTCGGAGTCAGCTGGACGGTTCTGGCCTACATCGGTGCCCTCCTCATAGGATGGATTGGAATAGCCATCTTCGGCCCGACCGGCCTCGAGGACCAGGAAGCCGTTATGCCCTCGGTTATGCTGAAGCTGTTCCCGCCCTTCCTCGCGGCGATATTCATAACCGGTGCGATAGCGGCCATGCTCTCGACGGCTGATTCACTCCTAATCCTCTCCGCCACCGAACTTTCGGAAAACTTGCTCAGGCCCTTCGTCTACAAGGACGACTTCGACCCTAAGAGAAGCCTCAGGCTTTCGAGAATTACCACCGTCGCCCTGGGTGTCATAGCGCTCGTTACAGCCTATCTTGTGCCGTCGAAACTCATTTACACCATCGTCGGCTACACCTGGGCTGGGATAGGAGACACCTTCTCGGTCATAGTCATAATGACGCTGTTCTGGAAGAGGTTCCACGGAAGGGCCGTCCCGCCGACCATTGTAACGGGACTGCTGTTCACCATCTTCTGGATCAGCTCGGGGCTTGAGAAGGTTGTCTCGGCGAGGCTCATGACCTTCATCGTGACGGCGGTTATTGCCGTGATAGCGACCTACGCCCTGAAGCCCAAGGAGGCATCCGCCACCGCCTGAGTTTTGTTTTTATCCATTGATGTCCTTTTTAGCCCATCAGGGCTTTACTTTTCCCCTACCATGCCCATATTTACCTCGCTGTCCTTTTTAGGAAAGCTTATATAGAATTCCGCCGAGTTTAGGCCGGTGATGTGATGACGTTTGATTACTTCTTCAAGCCAAAGGCTATAGCGGTTATTGGGGCATCCAACGACCCGCTCAAGCTTGGCTACGAGGTCTTCAAGAACCTTAAGGATTACAAAGACGGCAAGGTTTATCCAGTGAACGTCAAGGACGAGGTCGTCCAGGGAGTCAAGGCTTACAAGAACGTGAAAGACATTCCTGACGAGGTTGACCTGGCGGTCGTCGTCGTTCCGAAGCGCTTCGTCAAGGGCACCATAGAGGACTGCGGCGAAAAGGGCGTCAAGGGGATAATCCTCATCACAGCGGGCTTCGGTGAGGTCGGCGAGGAAGGGAAGAAAGAAGAGAGGGAGCTCGTTGAGATAGCCCACAAATACGGCATGCGCATAGTCGGTCCGAACTGTGTGGGCATAATGAACACACACAACGCCATGAACGCCACCTTCGTTATGGACGCCAAGAAGGGAGACATAGCATTCATAAGCCAGAGCGGTGCCCTCGGAGCGGGAATCATCTACAAGACCGTCAAGGAGGGAATAGGCTTCTCGAAGTTCGTCAGCATCGGTAACATGGCTGATGTTGACTTCGCCGAGTTCGTGGAGTATTTGGCAGACACGGAGGAGGACAAGGCAATCGCGCTGTACATCGAGGGTCTCAAGGATGGGAGGCGCTTCATGGAGATAGCCAAGCGCGTCACCAAGAAGAAGCCGGTCATAGTCCTCAAGGCAGGCAAGAGCGAGAGCGGAGCGAGAGCAGCTTCGAGCCACACAGGTTCACTCGCAGGCTCGTACAAGATATACGAGGCGGCATTCAAGCAGAGCGGAATAATCGTCGCGGACACTATCGATGATATGCTCAGCATGGCGAGGGCTTTCACCCAGCCGCTGCCGAAGGGCAAGCGCGTCGCCATAATGACCAACGCAGGTGGCCCGGGAGTTCTCACCGCGGATGCCATAGACAGGCTCGGCCTCAAGCTCGCCGACCTCGAGGAGGAGACCATTGAGGGACTTCGCTCGTTCCTTCCGCCGATGGCGGCAGTCAAGAACCCGGTCGATATGATCGCGAGTGCCCGCGGAGAAGACTACTACAAGACAGCAAAGCTTCTCCTCGAAGACCCCAACGTTGACATGCTCATAAGCATCTGTGTCGTTCCGACCTTCGCGGGCATGACGCCGACCGAACATGCGGAGGGCGTCGTGAGGGCCGTTAGAGAGGTGAACAACGGCAAGCCGGTTCTCGGTCTGTTCATGGCAGGCTACGTGAGCGAGCCCGCGAAGGAGGTCCTCGAGAAGGCAGGCATTCCGAGCTACGAGAGGCCCGAAGATGTTGCCGCCGCGGCTTATGCCCTCGTGGAGTTTGCAAAGGCGAAGGGAGTTTTGAAGGAGGAATGAGGATGCCAGTGCAGAGCGAGGTGGGGAAAAAGGGACTCCTTCCAAAGAAAGCAGCACCTCCAACCATTGATGACGTTTACCTGAGAGTCAAGGAGATAATCGGGGAACTCAAGGAAGACCCGCATAAAGTCCTCCGGGAGATGAGAGATGCTCGTGGTTGATACCTCTGCGCTTATAGATGCAACGATCCCGGTAAAGGGAAAAGAGGAAAGGAACGAGCTAGCGAGGAGAGTTATTTCAGCAGCCGAGAGCAGAGGAGTCCCTATGATAATTCCCCGCCTCGGGGTCGTTGAAGCAGTTAGCCTGGTTAAAAGGCTGACCGGAAGAGAAGACGTAGTTGATGTTATCCTTTCATACATCGATGCAAAGATGCTCCAAGTTTCCGAGGACTGGATATTCGAGGACGCCAAGGGGATAGCGCGGAGGATACATCCGCGGGCGGCGGATTCATACTTCATTGCAACGGCCAAGAAGTTCGGCGCAATCCTTGTTTCATCGGACAGGGACATGGTAATTAGGGCCAAAAAGCTCGGTATAAAAGCGTTTTATATTTTGGACCAAAGAGATGTTGAGGAATTCTACAAGGAACTGTTTGGAGGTGTGTGAATGGCGAAAGTTACAGACATGGTTTTGTGGGACAAGCCCGGGGAGAAGGTCATACTCCTCGGCAACCAGGCCATAGCGAGGGGTGCCCTCGAGGCCAACATAGCGGTTTACGCGGCCTACCCGGGAACCCCCAGTTCAGAGCTTACCGACACGATGGCGATGGTGGCAAAGAAGGCAGGAGTCTACATGGAGTACTCCACCAACGAGAAGGTTGCCTTTGAAACCGCCCTTTCCGCTGCCTGGAGCGGCCTCAGGGCCATGACGGCCATGAAGCACGTTGGACTGAACGTTGCAGCCGACACCTTCATGAGCGCCGTCGGAATGGGCGTTGAGGGCGGATTCGTCATAATGGTCGCCGACGACCCGAGCATGTGGAGCAGCCAGAACGAGCAGGATACGCGCGTTTACGCGAAGTTCGCCAACGTCCCTGTTCTCGAGCCCAGCGACCCAATGGAAGCCAAGGAGATGACGAAGTACGCCTTCGAACTGAGCGAGAAGTTCAAGCACTTCGTCATCCTGAGGACGACCACGAGAACGTCGCACGCCAGGGGAGACATCGTCCTTGGGGAGCTGCCGGAGGAGATAAAGCAGGGCAAGAGGAAGTTTGGAAACTTCAAAAAGGATCCAAGCAGGTTCGTCGACATACCCGCCAACTCGAGGCGCTTCCACCCGCAGATTCTTGAGAAGATAGAGAAGATCCGCGAGGAGCTCAACGAGTGCCCGTTCAACTGGATAGAGGGCGACGAGAGCGCCAAGGTCGGTATCATCGCCCCGGGACTGGCCTATTCCTACGTGAAAGAGGCCCTTCACTGGCTCGGCGTCGAGAACGTAAAGGTCCTCAAGCTCGGAACCCCGTTCCCCCTCCCGTACGGCCTGCTTGAGAAGTTCCTCGACGGTCTCGAGAAGGTCCTCATCGTTGAGGAGCTCGAGCCGGTCGTCGAGGAGCAGGTCAAGACCTGGGCCTACGACAAAGGCCTTAGAATCCCGATTCACGGAAAGGACCTCGTCCCAAGGGTTTACGAGATGACCACCAGGAGGGCCGTCGAGGCAATAGCAAAGTTCCTCGGCCTTGAGACCCCGATAAACTTCGAGGAGCTCGACGAGAAGTACAAGAAGGTTCAGGCCATGGTTCCACCGAGGCCTCCTTCGCTGTGTCCGGCCTGTCCGCACAGGAACACCTTCTACGCCATAAAGAAAGCGGCAACGCCGCGCGCCATATTCCCAAGCGACATAGGCTGTTACACCCTCGGTGTCCTCCCGCCGCTCAAGGCCGTTGACACAACCGTCGCGATGGGCGGTTCAATCGGAGTTGCCCACGGCCTCAGCATAGCCCTCAACGGAAGCGTCGCGGAGGACGAGCACAAGACCGGCAAGGAGAAGAAGGTCATCGTGGCAACGATAGGTGACTCGACGTTCTTCCACACCGGACTTCCGGCCCTTGCCAACGCTATCTACAACCGCTCCAACGTCCTTATAGTCGTCGTTGACAACCTCGTCACGGCAATGACCGGCGACCAGCCGAACCCGGGAACCGGTGATACACCGCACGGACCCGGCAAGCAGATAAAGATCGAGGAGGTCGCCAGGGCGCTCGGCGCAGACTTCGTCGAGGTCGTGGACCCGTACGACATCAAAGCGACCGTCGAGACCATGAAGAGGGCCCTCCATGTCGAGGGAGTGAGCGTCGTCGTCACCAGGCGCGTCTGTGCCCTCCACAGGGTAGGCGAGCTCAGGAGGGCCAGGATCCAGTGGCCGCTCTACCAGGTCAACGAGGAGAAGTGTACCGGCTGTAAGATATGTATCAACGCCTACGGCTGTCCGGCAATCTACTGGGACGCCGAGACCGGAAAGGCCAAGATAGACGAGCTCATGTGCTGGGGCTGCGGCGGCTGTGCCCAGGTCTGTCCGTTCGACGCCTTTGAGAAGGTCAGGGAGGGAGAGATATGAAGGAGTACAACATCGTTATCACCGGAGTTGGCGGCCAGGGAATCCTCACCGCCGCCAACCTTCTCGGTTGGGCCGCCCTCCGCGCCGGCTACAAGGTCAGGATGGGAGAGGTCCACGGAATGAGCCAGCGCTTTGGTTCAGTTATAGCTTACGTCCGCTTTGGAGAGGAGGTCTACGGCGCGATGGTCCCCGAGGGGAAGGCCGACGTCATCCTCTCCTTCGAGCCGGTCGAGGCGCTCCGCTACATCAACTACCTCAAGAAGGGCGGGCTGGTCTTCACGAACGCCCGGCCGATACCGCCGGTTCAGGTTTCGATGGGCCTGGCCAGCTATCCGAGCCTCGACGAGATAAAGAAGGTCGTCGAGGAGGACTTCCAGGCCAAGTTCATGGCCTTCGACGCCGAGGACCTTGCGGTCAAGGCCGGCCACGTGATAACGACCAACGTCGTCCTCATAGGCGCGCTGACCCAGACACCCGGCTTCCCGCTCTCGGCGGAGCACGTCAAGGAGGTCATCCGCGTAAGCGTCCCGCCGAAGGCCGTCGATGTGAACATGAAGGCCTTTGACCTCGGCGTCCAGGCCGCAAAAGAGATGCTGGGGCTCTGATGCCCCGCTTTATCTTTTGTGTCGTTGACTCTCCCAAAATGCTTATTAGTCTTCCATAGAAAACAACTTTTTGGTGCAACCATGCAGTGTATTGATGGTGAGCCGTTCAATGGCTGGAGAATATTCTCCGCTAAGGCGGGCTGCTGGGCATTTAAGGGGAAGGATAGAATCTACCTGGTGGAATGGACAGACTATTATGTCGAAGGCGAGAACAACAGTCTCAAAACAGTCCTAATCAACGGCAAACCCGCGAGAAGACTCAAAAATGAACTTTTTGTAGTATCTTTCGGAAATTTCGTTGGTCTTTCCGAGCTCGTTCTCCTGTTTGAGGATGGCAAAAAGACAAAAGTCCCCGTTGAGGTTCTTTCGCCCAAGGTTTTGGAGATTTATCCAGAACTTTTCTCATCCTTTGAAGGCCATCGGGTTGAGAGGCTCTCACGCCTCCAGAACGCTTTTGTAGAGGCATTAACTGGCGAAATTCTTCGGTATTCGAGTACCATCCCCTTCCACTTAGAGTCTCCCACTGGGTTCTCGACCCTGGAAAGCGATGAGCCCATCAACGAACTCTTTGCCTACCACTACCTCCGTTC belongs to Thermococcus camini and includes:
- a CDS encoding cell wall-binding repeat-containing protein, whose protein sequence is MVKRAVALTLIMLVFSSFVLPLSSAQDAKEGPKYDLIIVRNDDLIDYIIALPYAKMLDVPILPVNREELDPGTIAQLQSYAQFGWNHVLIIGDSQAISDRVQDELLEMGFIVERIGGAVRTETAAKLALHFYPNGHDTVVVASSSDYGSALAAARWAMIYGYPFLLTQEDALSDSTADAIRKLHPDLVELMGAGMSKDVQRKIEAMGYQTYWVRENLEIEIPAQPKETNWVMIAAAVLLSLAIAVPVSLYYAKKKWSANRVPIEVLTEKERIVVNAILEKGGTVKQEELPELTGYSRPTISRIIQELEKKQLVEREKVGKTFIVKLTKEIIIRD
- a CDS encoding indolepyruvate oxidoreductase subunit beta, coding for MKEYNIVITGVGGQGILTAANLLGWAALRAGYKVRMGEVHGMSQRFGSVIAYVRFGEEVYGAMVPEGKADVILSFEPVEALRYINYLKKGGLVFTNARPIPPVQVSMGLASYPSLDEIKKVVEEDFQAKFMAFDAEDLAVKAGHVITTNVVLIGALTQTPGFPLSAEHVKEVIRVSVPPKAVDVNMKAFDLGVQAAKEMLGL
- a CDS encoding sodium/proline symporter codes for the protein MSGDSIVEGQTQILLVLVLYLLFLIGFGVYQGRKAKSGKDFAIAGRQLPGWIAALSERATGESAWALLGLPGFAYAAGLSAIWVAVGCVAGIIVAWTVFAGRLRREAEKYDATTFIDYIAKRHSDAEKWIRILGSVTVVFFFFFYVGAQFLGGGKTLNALFGVDPKIGMLITAVIILPYTVLGGLKSVAYTDTVQAIVMILTLTIAPIVGLVYIANHPDVFAHSVSSALEMSGPEYSTILGGLVGGAAFVFVIAEFSWFFGYLGGMPQLSIRFMAIKDEKNARLARNVGVSWTVLAYIGALLIGWIGIAIFGPTGLEDQEAVMPSVMLKLFPPFLAAIFITGAIAAMLSTADSLLILSATELSENLLRPFVYKDDFDPKRSLRLSRITTVALGVIALVTAYLVPSKLIYTIVGYTWAGIGDTFSVIVIMTLFWKRFHGRAVPPTIVTGLLFTIFWISSGLEKVVSARLMTFIVTAVIAVIATYALKPKEASATA
- the iorA gene encoding indolepyruvate ferredoxin oxidoreductase subunit alpha, whose product is MAKVTDMVLWDKPGEKVILLGNQAIARGALEANIAVYAAYPGTPSSELTDTMAMVAKKAGVYMEYSTNEKVAFETALSAAWSGLRAMTAMKHVGLNVAADTFMSAVGMGVEGGFVIMVADDPSMWSSQNEQDTRVYAKFANVPVLEPSDPMEAKEMTKYAFELSEKFKHFVILRTTTRTSHARGDIVLGELPEEIKQGKRKFGNFKKDPSRFVDIPANSRRFHPQILEKIEKIREELNECPFNWIEGDESAKVGIIAPGLAYSYVKEALHWLGVENVKVLKLGTPFPLPYGLLEKFLDGLEKVLIVEELEPVVEEQVKTWAYDKGLRIPIHGKDLVPRVYEMTTRRAVEAIAKFLGLETPINFEELDEKYKKVQAMVPPRPPSLCPACPHRNTFYAIKKAATPRAIFPSDIGCYTLGVLPPLKAVDTTVAMGGSIGVAHGLSIALNGSVAEDEHKTGKEKKVIVATIGDSTFFHTGLPALANAIYNRSNVLIVVVDNLVTAMTGDQPNPGTGDTPHGPGKQIKIEEVARALGADFVEVVDPYDIKATVETMKRALHVEGVSVVVTRRVCALHRVGELRRARIQWPLYQVNEEKCTGCKICINAYGCPAIYWDAETGKAKIDELMCWGCGGCAQVCPFDAFEKVREGEI
- a CDS encoding metal-dependent hydrolase, whose translation is MVKVKFLGHAAFLIEGSKRILIDPFLTGNPAAAIKAEEVEADLILVTHAHGDHIGDAAAIARRTGAKIVAMYDIANYLVESESGITTIGMNYGPTEIDGVKIVQVPAWHSSSDGKYSIGNASGYIIELDGVRIYHAGDTFVFRDMELFAELYGPIDLALLPIGGHFTMGVKEAAKAVEFLKPKKVVPMHYNTWPPISADPEEFRRLVGDKAEVVILEPGETLEL
- a CDS encoding type II toxin-antitoxin system VapC family toxin, which gives rise to MLVVDTSALIDATIPVKGKEERNELARRVISAAESRGVPMIIPRLGVVEAVSLVKRLTGREDVVDVILSYIDAKMLQVSEDWIFEDAKGIARRIHPRAADSYFIATAKKFGAILVSSDRDMVIRAKKLGIKAFYILDQRDVEEFYKELFGGV
- a CDS encoding acetate--CoA ligase family protein; translated protein: MTFDYFFKPKAIAVIGASNDPLKLGYEVFKNLKDYKDGKVYPVNVKDEVVQGVKAYKNVKDIPDEVDLAVVVVPKRFVKGTIEDCGEKGVKGIILITAGFGEVGEEGKKEERELVEIAHKYGMRIVGPNCVGIMNTHNAMNATFVMDAKKGDIAFISQSGALGAGIIYKTVKEGIGFSKFVSIGNMADVDFAEFVEYLADTEEDKAIALYIEGLKDGRRFMEIAKRVTKKKPVIVLKAGKSESGARAASSHTGSLAGSYKIYEAAFKQSGIIVADTIDDMLSMARAFTQPLPKGKRVAIMTNAGGPGVLTADAIDRLGLKLADLEEETIEGLRSFLPPMAAVKNPVDMIASARGEDYYKTAKLLLEDPNVDMLISICVVPTFAGMTPTEHAEGVVRAVREVNNGKPVLGLFMAGYVSEPAKEVLEKAGIPSYERPEDVAAAAYALVEFAKAKGVLKEE